From the genome of Schaalia dentiphila ATCC 17982, one region includes:
- a CDS encoding DNA polymerase Y family protein gives MVVWVPDWPVHCLVVDLPPGGTGAVVHSERIEVASGAARSAGVRSGMSVREAMYVCPDLICLPRDPDREARAFSAVVDAFDSVAAGVECVRPGVARCRARGPARWHGSEEAAALALVSAIEEAVGVECFVGIADGPVASLEAAREGRIVPAGENQLFLGRIPLHRALWAVPVAMTDRAADAIELLTGLGVHTCADFLALGRGRVCERFGDVGEQLWNLASGGDSALTPAGRIQPDITMECVIDVGGDSINTMIVPIQRIARDLSQRLGRGGLVSQTLRIDVEDAGGGQRTRTWSGCDVCVSDEVALRVRWTLAGWTSGIEGPSGAVTCIRVTACDPRVGRSASALWGRSDRERDVSRSVVRIQGMAGPDSLLIPRVQGGYDPRSRVVMTRWGSKPLLRPHEGAWEGRIAHPPATLFDEPVRVRIVGVSGAFDDVRVDHRGALSAAPAYLVSERDVSQSVLGRGRRAAIARVEGPWPVGGRWWAQERPRAYMRALLEDGRDVLLVWKEGEWAIEGLSQ, from the coding sequence ATGGTGGTGTGGGTGCCCGATTGGCCCGTTCACTGCCTCGTGGTCGATCTGCCGCCGGGTGGCACTGGGGCTGTCGTACATAGCGAACGCATCGAGGTTGCCAGCGGCGCTGCTCGGAGCGCCGGAGTGAGGAGCGGCATGAGCGTACGAGAGGCGATGTATGTGTGCCCCGATCTCATCTGCTTGCCTCGCGACCCTGATCGCGAGGCGCGAGCGTTTAGCGCCGTTGTCGATGCTTTCGATTCAGTGGCGGCCGGGGTGGAGTGCGTGCGCCCCGGGGTAGCTAGGTGTCGGGCGCGTGGTCCCGCTCGTTGGCATGGGAGTGAGGAGGCCGCGGCCTTGGCTCTGGTGTCGGCGATCGAGGAGGCCGTCGGCGTTGAATGTTTTGTTGGCATCGCCGATGGGCCGGTCGCATCCCTGGAGGCGGCGCGCGAGGGACGCATTGTTCCTGCCGGAGAAAACCAATTATTCCTGGGGCGTATCCCGTTACATCGTGCCCTATGGGCCGTTCCTGTCGCGATGACTGATAGAGCAGCTGACGCCATCGAGCTATTGACAGGCCTGGGCGTTCACACGTGCGCGGATTTTCTGGCACTGGGGCGAGGTCGTGTGTGCGAGCGCTTCGGCGACGTCGGTGAACAACTCTGGAATCTCGCTTCCGGAGGCGACAGTGCCCTCACCCCGGCCGGGCGCATTCAACCAGACATCACGATGGAGTGCGTCATTGATGTGGGTGGAGATTCCATCAATACGATGATCGTACCCATTCAACGCATCGCACGAGATCTGTCTCAGAGGCTGGGGCGGGGCGGGCTCGTCTCGCAGACCCTGCGCATCGATGTGGAGGATGCCGGGGGCGGTCAGCGCACTCGCACGTGGAGTGGATGTGACGTGTGCGTATCGGACGAGGTTGCTCTGCGCGTCCGGTGGACGCTCGCGGGGTGGACTTCGGGTATCGAAGGGCCCAGTGGCGCAGTGACCTGTATACGCGTGACCGCATGTGATCCGCGGGTGGGGCGCAGTGCGTCAGCACTGTGGGGGCGGTCAGATCGCGAGCGCGATGTCTCGCGCAGCGTGGTGCGTATTCAGGGGATGGCGGGGCCGGATTCTCTCCTGATTCCGCGGGTGCAGGGCGGATACGATCCGCGCAGCCGTGTTGTGATGACCAGATGGGGGAGCAAGCCTCTCCTTCGCCCGCATGAGGGGGCGTGGGAGGGACGCATCGCTCATCCTCCGGCGACGCTTTTTGACGAGCCCGTGCGTGTGAGGATTGTTGGCGTATCTGGGGCCTTCGACGATGTGCGTGTGGACCACCGAGGGGCCTTGAGTGCTGCACCCGCCTACCTCGTGAGCGAGCGTGATGTCTCGCAATCAGTGTTGGGGAGGGGGCGCCGTGCGGCTATCGCGCGAGTGGAAGGGCCTTGGCCGGTGGGAGGTCGGTGGTGGGCGCAGGAGAGACCGCGCGCCTACATGAGGGCTCTGCTTGAGGACGGACGGGACGTTCTCCTTGTCTGGAAGGAGGGGGAGTGGGCAATCGAGGGACTGTCCCAGTGA
- a CDS encoding DEAD/DEAH box helicase, which translates to MVSLSHTLASLSDDDMMALVGPAAWANGLRLARSGAVREFSWSEDGEQAEARVKEAGLTYRVRVAQGAVRPSLACACPLRSDCPHTVATLIVGREDARDKQRSVPEWSRVLEQMLGSDRDRLGEPLALVVDAHDPGVEPSLIPLRRSSSSGWTTKRASWLDLTATQWASVTDGLDPTHVSLMREGYRLSRESRSWHSRTEVTLSSLGEHAYAWLARLVRAGVELYASPDADERVVLSHATWDADIDVRSGDDGLDVRVVARNGDEVITRPRIDRDASVLLLDGGRGIARIEGVGTLDGFPLDRGLHIPAADVAQFRGTWLPALLRRFSMASSDGSFDPEARPDVSLVGTVRRDGESVVVRWWAEYRQGESRSRTPVAHCVEDEAVAEILGRVELWGRGFDSALWTAPPTTGRLSPWRVPAFLEAVVDAEGIDGLVWDVAEDVRAIDVREDGFDVDVSVDPATRDWFDLNVRLRLGRVTISVREALEAIAGGQDYVEVEGTWVRLDGERIRSLATLLEEARTLAGWDGEGFRLTPMQVGVVDLFASASDHVSLSDAWRMRVAPLRDGSADEGVPPVPSLSSVLRPYQRHGHAWLTARLSGGIGGILADDMGLGKTVQILSAVAALRAHAPAGDPSPVLVVAPTSVVGVWIDQARTFTPHLRVRAVKETATRRGTTIQEEVADMDIVVTSYTLARLEAEQWNQVRLGGVVIDEAQAVKNPRTATYRALRDLESPWKLAVSGTPIENSLGDLWSLLSLTCPGLLPSWEAFQQQVRRPIENGADPAMLGRLTAYVAPFVLRRTKEEVAPDLPDKIVDIVRVDLGKEHRRIYDQYLARERARILDLLRDVDANRMSVLAAITRLRQLALDPALVEESYAHVGSAKIEYLADRLDEIVPLGHQALVFSQFTSFLERIRHMLERRGISAVQLDGSTRGRAEVIEKFRSGDAQVFLISLKAGGSGLTLTEADYVYVMDPWWNPAAEEQAIDRAHRIGQMKKVNVYRMVATDTIEAKVVELQDRKRQLISSVMNGTGMGARLSEADLRGLLD; encoded by the coding sequence ATGGTATCGCTGTCGCACACGCTGGCCTCGCTGTCGGATGATGACATGATGGCCCTCGTTGGCCCGGCGGCGTGGGCGAATGGCCTGCGTTTAGCGCGCAGTGGCGCGGTGCGTGAATTCTCCTGGAGCGAGGATGGCGAGCAGGCTGAAGCACGCGTGAAGGAAGCCGGGCTGACCTATCGCGTGCGCGTCGCACAGGGCGCTGTGCGTCCCTCCCTCGCGTGTGCGTGCCCGCTGCGCAGTGACTGTCCCCATACGGTAGCGACGCTCATTGTTGGGCGCGAGGATGCCCGCGACAAGCAGCGCTCGGTGCCTGAATGGAGCCGTGTCCTCGAGCAAATGCTGGGTTCTGACCGCGACCGCCTGGGCGAGCCGTTGGCCCTCGTCGTTGATGCGCATGATCCCGGGGTCGAGCCGTCTCTCATCCCGCTGCGCCGAAGCTCCTCATCCGGGTGGACGACGAAGAGGGCTTCGTGGCTCGATTTGACGGCGACGCAGTGGGCGTCAGTGACGGATGGGCTGGATCCCACGCATGTCTCTCTCATGCGCGAGGGGTACCGCCTGTCGCGTGAATCGCGTTCGTGGCACTCGCGCACGGAGGTGACGCTCAGTTCGCTGGGTGAGCATGCCTACGCGTGGCTGGCGCGTCTGGTGCGGGCCGGGGTTGAGCTCTACGCCTCGCCTGACGCCGATGAGAGGGTGGTGCTCTCGCACGCGACCTGGGACGCGGACATTGATGTGCGCTCCGGTGACGACGGCCTTGACGTCAGAGTCGTCGCGCGCAACGGAGACGAGGTGATCACGAGGCCGCGTATCGACCGCGACGCGAGTGTGCTGCTGCTGGATGGAGGGCGCGGAATCGCGCGGATTGAGGGTGTGGGAACGCTTGACGGCTTTCCTCTCGATCGAGGCTTGCATATTCCTGCCGCAGATGTCGCGCAGTTTCGTGGCACGTGGCTGCCCGCCCTCCTCAGGCGTTTTTCGATGGCTTCCTCCGATGGCAGTTTTGACCCTGAGGCTCGCCCGGACGTGTCGCTCGTGGGGACAGTGCGACGCGACGGGGAATCTGTCGTTGTGCGTTGGTGGGCAGAGTATCGTCAGGGTGAGTCACGCTCGCGCACTCCTGTGGCCCACTGCGTGGAGGACGAGGCCGTGGCCGAGATCCTGGGTCGCGTCGAGTTGTGGGGACGTGGGTTCGACTCCGCCCTGTGGACCGCGCCTCCGACGACGGGGAGGCTGTCTCCGTGGCGTGTTCCTGCCTTCTTGGAAGCGGTTGTTGATGCTGAGGGCATCGATGGCCTCGTGTGGGACGTTGCGGAGGACGTGCGTGCCATCGACGTGCGAGAAGACGGATTCGATGTCGATGTGAGCGTTGATCCAGCCACGCGTGACTGGTTTGACCTCAACGTGCGCCTGCGCCTCGGCCGCGTCACGATCAGCGTGCGCGAAGCGCTCGAAGCGATCGCAGGCGGGCAGGATTACGTCGAGGTCGAGGGAACGTGGGTACGCCTTGACGGCGAACGTATTCGCTCCTTGGCGACGTTGCTGGAAGAGGCACGCACCCTGGCGGGATGGGACGGCGAGGGTTTCAGGCTCACGCCGATGCAGGTCGGCGTCGTCGATCTATTCGCGAGTGCATCCGACCACGTGAGCCTCAGTGACGCGTGGAGGATGCGGGTCGCTCCGCTGCGCGACGGCTCCGCGGATGAAGGTGTGCCGCCGGTACCATCGCTCAGCTCGGTTCTGCGGCCGTACCAACGGCACGGCCACGCTTGGCTAACGGCTCGCTTGTCCGGTGGAATCGGTGGAATTTTGGCGGATGACATGGGCCTGGGTAAAACCGTTCAGATCCTGTCGGCTGTGGCAGCGCTGCGAGCGCATGCACCCGCCGGCGATCCCTCGCCCGTTCTCGTCGTGGCGCCGACCTCCGTCGTTGGCGTGTGGATAGACCAGGCGCGCACCTTCACACCGCACCTGCGTGTGCGCGCGGTGAAGGAAACGGCCACGCGCCGTGGGACGACGATCCAGGAGGAGGTTGCCGATATGGATATCGTCGTCACCTCCTACACGCTCGCCCGCCTGGAGGCGGAGCAGTGGAACCAGGTGCGCCTCGGCGGAGTTGTCATCGATGAAGCGCAAGCGGTGAAGAACCCTCGCACCGCAACCTACCGAGCGCTTCGCGATCTTGAGTCGCCCTGGAAGTTGGCGGTGTCGGGTACCCCCATCGAAAACTCGCTGGGAGACCTGTGGTCGTTGCTTTCCTTGACGTGCCCCGGCCTCCTGCCCTCGTGGGAGGCATTCCAGCAGCAGGTGCGCAGGCCGATCGAAAATGGCGCGGATCCGGCGATGCTCGGGCGTCTGACGGCCTATGTTGCGCCCTTTGTTCTGCGGCGCACGAAGGAGGAGGTCGCTCCGGATCTGCCCGATAAGATCGTCGACATTGTGCGCGTCGATTTGGGCAAGGAGCACCGCCGTATCTACGATCAGTATCTGGCCCGCGAGCGCGCCCGGATTCTCGACCTGCTGCGAGACGTGGATGCGAACCGCATGAGTGTGCTTGCGGCGATTACGAGGCTGCGTCAGCTAGCGCTCGATCCGGCTCTCGTCGAGGAGTCGTATGCGCACGTGGGGTCGGCAAAAATCGAGTACCTGGCGGATCGCCTGGATGAGATCGTGCCACTCGGACATCAGGCCTTGGTGTTTAGCCAGTTCACCTCGTTCCTGGAGCGTATCCGGCACATGCTTGAGCGCCGTGGAATATCCGCCGTGCAGCTCGATGGGTCGACGCGTGGTCGGGCTGAGGTCATCGAGAAGTTCCGCTCGGGCGATGCTCAAGTCTTCCTCATCTCGCTGAAGGCTGGCGGTTCCGGGTTGACCCTCACCGAGGCGGACTACGTCTACGTCATGGATCCCTGGTGGAATCCTGCCGCGGAGGAGCAGGCGATTGATCGCGCGCACCGCATCGGTCAGATGAAGAAAGTCAACGTCTATCGAATGGTTGCGACTGATACGATCGAAGCGAAGGTTGTGGAGCTTCAGGATCGCAAGCGCCAGCTCATTTCTTCGGTGATGAACGGGACTGGAATGGGCGCTCGCCTGAGCGAGGCGGACCTGCGCGGGCTCCTCGACTAA